A stretch of Caenorhabditis elegans chromosome IV DNA encodes these proteins:
- the lin-24 gene encoding CABIT domain-containing protein (Confirmed by transcript evidence): protein MNHVDVDQILEDYAWHQFQDVQSLRKTRIDDFRGIDRDDCEFVINRKHLVVVSGDPQYSHFQPAGSKPYTLFKSVYTNSTNRPQEYSFKTERTTESLCSVAREQGYMIGTEAELTLKTPCEIAELKAGFKHEMHFNNLNENCQTEVLSWSVDSNVSVPPHYMTEASIIIEEMNYRGSYSVVSSLSGTVVVSIRRRRDNVLIMPIRVTIAEVFRAQLDSPHCKKEVKQVVSIDQHRVVRLVSKGSCQFQFAMKQRIDLKEQPMRASDEIMID, encoded by the exons atgaatcaCGTCGATGTAGATCAAATTCTCGAAGACTATGCATGGCACCAATTCCAAGATGTGCAGTCACTTCGAAAGACTCGAATCGATGACTTTCGCGGAATTGACAGAGATGACTGCGAGTTTGTGATC aatcgcAAGCATCTCGTCGTTGTCTCAGGAGATCCACAATATTCGCATTTTCAACCAGCTGGATCGAAACCGTACACATTGTTTAAATCGGTTTACACGAATAGTACCAATCG GCCACAAGAGTATTCCTTCAAGACGGAACGTACAACCGAATCTCTATGTTCAGTGGCACGAGAACAAGGATATATGATCGGAACGGAAGCCGAGTTGACACTCAAAACGCCGT gtgaaaTCGCCGAGCTAAAAGCCGGTTTCAAGCACGAGATGCACTTCAACAATCTCAATGAGAATTGTCAAACGGAAGTTCTATCTTGGTCAGTTGACAGTAATGTCTCTGTTCCACCACATTATATGACTGAAGCATCGATTATTATTGAAGAAATGAATTATAGAGGAAGTTATTCAGTTGTTTCAAGTCTTTCTGGAACTGTTGTCGTTTCTATTCGAAG aCGCCGTGACAATGTGCTCATAATGCCAATTCGTGTCACCATCGCTGAAGTTTTCCGTGCTCAACTGGATAGCCCTCATTGCAAGAAAGAG gtcaaaCAAGTCGTGAGCATCGATCAACATCGCGTCGTCCGTCTTGTGAGCAAGGGCTCATGCCAATTCCAATTCGCAATGAAACAACGAATCGATTTGAAAGAGCAACCAATGAGAGCCAGCGACGAAATTATGATCGACTAA
- the M18.6 gene encoding CULT domain-containing protein (Confirmed by transcript evidence) codes for MLFKTMKIEKIMKMKPDSQIMEQIGFRFVESVLFVFLFTGQQLPMKFHDDEREIYERLVSSARANGFVVLFPLDIPECTSLPYIATLSRVVQANSNALSMELMGVYRCKVLKYNLGRGEAEVQLLPDVELPSLLPSFIPKYAIHLPAHEKRSIATRINGYPFNAIRDVTESAVNECVGLLSGMLGDDTVRQAKDRGLTYFSYFAAKHIFSNRLTEYSLLKEDSANGRIVAALKYFKVFVGRCSRCRIPIFRNEHIMRLPDQTMTHVNAHGFVHKITLLSEIRNYDRATPPSYEFTWFPEYAWIIIQCSRCHEHLGWEYISMTREPRRFFGIQREGITFQNELQEGDTEENWDHVPEFDNDDQEEEDDAMNFIRLILRR; via the exons ATGCTCTTCAAGACaatgaaaatagagaaaattatgaaaatgaagCCAGACTCACAGATTATGGAACAAATTGGTTTCCGATTTGTGGAGTCAGTGCTGTTTGTTTTCCTG TTTACAGGGCAACAACTCCCGATGAAATTCCACGATGATGAACGAGAAATCTATGAAAGACTTGTATCGAGTGCTCGAGCTAATGGATTTGTTGTACTGTTTCCATTGGATATTCCAGAATGCACATCACTCCCATATATTGCTACACTTTCTAGAGTTGTTCAAGCAAATTCTAACGCTCTGAGTATGGAGTTGATGGGCGTCTACAGATGTAAAGTTTTGAAGTATAATTT aGGGCGTGGTGAAGCAGAAGTACAATTGCTACCAGACGTCGAACTTCCATCGTTACTTCCATCATTTATTCCGAAATATGCAATACATTTACCTGCTCACGAAAAACGTTCAATTGCAACCCGAATCAATGGATATCCATTCAATGCTATTCGAGATGTTACAGAAAGTGCTGTGAATGAATGCGTGGGACTACTTTCAGGAATGCTTGGAGATGACACTGTGAGACAAGCTAAAGATCGTGGCCTCACATACTTCAGCTATTTTGCTGCAAAGCATATTTTCTCTAATCGGCTAACTGAGTACAGTCTCTTGAAAGAAGATTCAGCGAACGGTCGTATAGTTGCTGCTCTGAAGTATTTCAAAGTATTTGTCGGGAGATGTTCTAGATGTCGCATTCCAATTTTCCGCAATGAACATATCATGAGGCTTCCAGATCAAACAATGACTCATGTTAATGCTCACGGATTTGTTCACAAAATTACCTTACTGTCAGAAATACGAAACTATGATCGAGCTACACCACCATCATATGAATTCACATGGTTTCCAGA GTACGCATGGATTATCATTCAGTGCTCCAGATGTCATGAACACCTTGGATGGGAATATATCAGCATGACTCGTGAACCACGACGCTTTTTCGGAATTCAACGAGAAGGAATTACGTTTCAAAACGAATTACAAGAAGGCGATACAGAGGAAAATTGGGATCATGTTCCAGAGTTTGACAACGATgatcaagaagaagaagatgatgcGATGAATTTTATACGGTTAATTCTGCGTCGATGA
- the dhhc-6 gene encoding Palmitoyltransferase (Confirmed by transcript evidence), producing the protein MTGEVVETPDWPAPIAEIGDKPVFRRMFHFGTIFAFSTITMIGAVTTFFALQWMPVTSYMGLFNTLTFLLWNYLTIGNLFNASFFGPGYVPRGWRPENAADEKKLQFCVPCNGFKVPRSHHCSKCDRCCMKMDHHCPWINNCVGHRNHQYFLRFLFFSVVGCIHSTIIDGSALYHAIFAGWYQKYGDGTEPIILLTPISFIALVFAIAMAIAVALALTFLFITQLRYVIRNRNGIEDYIHGKSLNMRKVHEGDDEEEIEWIKSLGEWTYPYDLGWKRNLREVFIGIFDGRTRGNGTWWPVVNGCTQFTFTIDQLLQKQSKRGRSRIITISEDFAGTCCASRKFGCKVWMKQPIIDGKCLKVSAGETIVATRGIAGWVYGFRESDPRNKGWFPLEISNMKKKNDTKPDETSTSEDETSQDTATTEEEEKKNQ; encoded by the exons ATGACGGGTGAGGTGGTGGAGACTCCGGATTGGCCTGCTCCAATTGCAGAAATTGGAGATAAGCCTGTATTTAGACGAATGTTCCATTTTGGAACCATTTTTGCATTCTCCACAATAACCAtg ATTGGAGCagtaacaacattttttgctcttCAGTGGATGCCTGTTACTTCATACATGGGACTTTTCAATACACtaacatttttattgtggAATTATTTAACAATAGGAAATCTCTTCAACGCTTCATTCTTCGGTCCAGGATATGTGCCACGTGGCTGGAGACCAGAGAATGCAGCCGACGAGaagaaacttcaattttgtgTTCCGTGCAACGGATTCAAAGTTCCAAGATCTCACCATTGCTCAAAATGTGATCGTTGTTGTATGAAAATGGATCATCATTGTC cttgGATCAACAATTGTGTCGGTCACCGAAACCATCAATATTTCCTTCGTTTCCTGTTCTTCTCAGTTGTTGGATGTATTCACTCGACTATCATTGATGGTTCAGCACTCTATCACGCAATCTTTGCTGGATGGTATCAGAAATATGGCGATGGAACGGAGCCTATAATCCTTCTTACACCAATTTCCTTCATTGCTCTCGTATTTGCAATCGCAATGGCCATTGCTGTTGCTCTGGCTCTCACTTTTCTATTCATAACTCAACTACGATATGTGATTCGAAACAGAAATGGAATTGAAGACTATATTC ATGGAAAGTCTCTGAACATGCGTAAAGTCCATGAAGGTGACgatgaagaagaaattgaatggATCAAGAGTCTGGGTGAATGGACGTATCCATATGATCTTGGTTGGAAGAGAAATCTTCGTGaagtttttattggaatttttgacggGAGGACAAGAGGAAATGGAACATGGTGGCCAGTTGTGAACGGATGCACGCAGTTTACGTTTACA ATCGATCAACTGCTCCAGAAACAATCGAAGCGTGGTCGTTCGCGTATAATCACCATCAGCGAAGATTTTGCTGGGACCTGCTGCGCATCTCGTAAATTCGGCTGCAAAGTTTGGATGAAACAACCGATTATCGATGGAAAATGTCTCAAAGTTTCGGCTGGTGAAACAATCGTGGCAACACGTGGAATTGCTGGCTGGGTATATGGATTCCGAGAGTCGGATCCACGGAACAAAGGATGGTTCCCGCTTGAGATTTCtaatatgaaaaagaaaaacgacaCGAAACCGGATGAAACATCTACTAGTGAAGATGAGACATCCCAGGATACGGCTACtactgaagaagaagaaaagaagaatcaGTGA
- the lin-24 gene encoding Iron-sulfur cluster assembly accessory protein (Confirmed by transcript evidence) has product MPIRVTIAEVFRAQLDSPHCKKEVKQVVSIDQHRVVRLVSKGSCQFQFAMKQRIDLKEQPMRASDEIMID; this is encoded by the exons ATGCCAATTCGTGTCACCATCGCTGAAGTTTTCCGTGCTCAACTGGATAGCCCTCATTGCAAGAAAGAG gtcaaaCAAGTCGTGAGCATCGATCAACATCGCGTCGTCCGTCTTGTGAGCAAGGGCTCATGCCAATTCCAATTCGCAATGAAACAACGAATCGATTTGAAAGAGCAACCAATGAGAGCCAGCGACGAAATTATGATCGACTAA
- the M18.6 gene encoding CULT domain-containing protein (Confirmed by transcript evidence) — protein MELIQDEDESESEDFYDAEDAEPQAMEGLNVDVTHRFDYALQDNENRENYENEARLTDYGTNWFPICGVSAVCFPGQQLPMKFHDDEREIYERLVSSARANGFVVLFPLDIPECTSLPYIATLSRVVQANSNALSMELMGVYRCKVLKYNLGRGEAEVQLLPDVELPSLLPSFIPKYAIHLPAHEKRSIATRINGYPFNAIRDVTESAVNECVGLLSGMLGDDTVRQAKDRGLTYFSYFAAKHIFSNRLTEYSLLKEDSANGRIVAALKYFKVFVGRCSRCRIPIFRNEHIMRLPDQTMTHVNAHGFVHKITLLSEIRNYDRATPPSYEFTWFPEYAWIIIQCSRCHEHLGWEYISMTREPRRFFGIQREGITFQNELQEGDTEENWDHVPEFDNDDQEEEDDAMNFIRLILRR, from the exons ATGGAACTTATTCAAGACGAAGATGAATCAGAATCAGAAGATTTTTATGACGCAGAAGATGCGGAGCCACAAGCCATGGAAGGACTGAATGTTGACGTGACTCACAGATTCGATTATGCTCTTCAAGACaatgaaaatagagaaaattatgaaaatgaagCCAGACTCACAGATTATGGAACAAATTGGTTTCCGATTTGTGGAGTCAGTGCTGTTTGTTTTCCTG GGCAACAACTCCCGATGAAATTCCACGATGATGAACGAGAAATCTATGAAAGACTTGTATCGAGTGCTCGAGCTAATGGATTTGTTGTACTGTTTCCATTGGATATTCCAGAATGCACATCACTCCCATATATTGCTACACTTTCTAGAGTTGTTCAAGCAAATTCTAACGCTCTGAGTATGGAGTTGATGGGCGTCTACAGATGTAAAGTTTTGAAGTATAATTT aGGGCGTGGTGAAGCAGAAGTACAATTGCTACCAGACGTCGAACTTCCATCGTTACTTCCATCATTTATTCCGAAATATGCAATACATTTACCTGCTCACGAAAAACGTTCAATTGCAACCCGAATCAATGGATATCCATTCAATGCTATTCGAGATGTTACAGAAAGTGCTGTGAATGAATGCGTGGGACTACTTTCAGGAATGCTTGGAGATGACACTGTGAGACAAGCTAAAGATCGTGGCCTCACATACTTCAGCTATTTTGCTGCAAAGCATATTTTCTCTAATCGGCTAACTGAGTACAGTCTCTTGAAAGAAGATTCAGCGAACGGTCGTATAGTTGCTGCTCTGAAGTATTTCAAAGTATTTGTCGGGAGATGTTCTAGATGTCGCATTCCAATTTTCCGCAATGAACATATCATGAGGCTTCCAGATCAAACAATGACTCATGTTAATGCTCACGGATTTGTTCACAAAATTACCTTACTGTCAGAAATACGAAACTATGATCGAGCTACACCACCATCATATGAATTCACATGGTTTCCAGA GTACGCATGGATTATCATTCAGTGCTCCAGATGTCATGAACACCTTGGATGGGAATATATCAGCATGACTCGTGAACCACGACGCTTTTTCGGAATTCAACGAGAAGGAATTACGTTTCAAAACGAATTACAAGAAGGCGATACAGAGGAAAATTGGGATCATGTTCCAGAGTTTGACAACGATgatcaagaagaagaagatgatgcGATGAATTTTATACGGTTAATTCTGCGTCGATGA
- the lin-24 gene encoding Immunoglobulin E-set (Confirmed by transcript evidence) — MIGTEAELTLKTPCEIAELKAGFKHEMHFNNLNENCQTEVLSWSVDSNVSVPPHYMTEASIIIEEMNYRGSYSVVSSLSGTVVVSIRRRRDNVLIMPIRVTIAEVFRAQLDSPHCKKEVKQVVSIDQHRVVRLVSKGSCQFQFAMKQRIDLKEQPMRASDEIMID, encoded by the exons ATGATCGGAACGGAAGCCGAGTTGACACTCAAAACGCCGT gtgaaaTCGCCGAGCTAAAAGCCGGTTTCAAGCACGAGATGCACTTCAACAATCTCAATGAGAATTGTCAAACGGAAGTTCTATCTTGGTCAGTTGACAGTAATGTCTCTGTTCCACCACATTATATGACTGAAGCATCGATTATTATTGAAGAAATGAATTATAGAGGAAGTTATTCAGTTGTTTCAAGTCTTTCTGGAACTGTTGTCGTTTCTATTCGAAG aCGCCGTGACAATGTGCTCATAATGCCAATTCGTGTCACCATCGCTGAAGTTTTCCGTGCTCAACTGGATAGCCCTCATTGCAAGAAAGAG gtcaaaCAAGTCGTGAGCATCGATCAACATCGCGTCGTCCGTCTTGTGAGCAAGGGCTCATGCCAATTCCAATTCGCAATGAAACAACGAATCGATTTGAAAGAGCAACCAATGAGAGCCAGCGACGAAATTATGATCGACTAA
- the aly-3 gene encoding Chromatin target of PRMT1 protein C-terminal domain-containing protein (Partially confirmed by transcript evidence) yields MVKATNVDLSLEDIISKTRKTTGSIQKKSFGGARRGNTRPTGLPRRSGGSGGWKDLDAVQNHGISSRGNDSKVIRVNISNLAPTVISSDLEELFGDYRLSSVSVNFNEHGDSLGTGDISLTKRDAERLVQKFSGVALDGKIMKFAVIDSSNMAGRVDFGNRSRSSPGRSSRGFQSGPRRNNGKPEDFLRDGVHAGDIKRGGAGRGGFRKGGRGGARDAKPKKTEAELDAELEAYMAKRNA; encoded by the exons atggtTAAGGCTACCAATGTCGATTTGTCTCTTGAGGACATCATCTCTAAAACCAGAAAGACAACTGGAAGCATTCAAAAGAAATCCTTCGGAGGAGCTCGACGAGGAAATACGAGACCCACTGGACTTCCACGCCGCTCCGGCGGAAGTGGTGGATGGAAAGACTTGGACGCGGTTCAGAATCATGGAATTTCAAGCAGAGGAAATG ATAGCAAGGTTATTAGAGTAAATATCTCTAATCTTGCCCCAACAGTCATTTCAAGCGATTTGGAGGAACTCTTCGGCGACTACAGACTCAGCTCAGTTTCGGTCAACTTCAACGAGCATG gtgaTTCATTGGGTACTGGTGACATTTCGCTCACCAAACGTGATGCTGAGAGACTTGTTCAGAAGTTTAGCGGTGTCGCTCTAGATGGAAAG ATCATGAAATTCGCCGTCATTGATTCGAGCAACATGGCTGGGAGAGTCGATTTTGGAAACAGATCTCGTAGTTCACCGGGAAGATCATCTCGTGGATTCCAATCGGGTCCTCGCAGAAACAATGGCA aaccagAAGATTTCCTCCGCGACGGAGTGCACGCCGGTGACATCAAGAGAGGCGGAGCTGGTCGAGGTGGATTCCGCAAGGGAGGCCGTGGTGGAGCTCGTGATGCAAAACCAAAGAAGACCGAAGCTGAACTCGACGCGGAGCTCGAAGCCTACATGGCGAAGCGAAATGCCtga
- the ddb-1 gene encoding DNA damage-binding protein 1 (Confirmed by transcript evidence): protein MPISYCVSAKKASVVVESVVGNFTGHENVNLIVARGNRIDVQLVSPEGLKNVCEIPIYGQVLTIALVKCKRDKRHSLIVVTEKWHMAILAYRDGKVVTRAAGCIADPTGRATDNLFSLTIHRNGLIAIRAFEGSVKMIQWESGTDLRHFNVRFDYPNVSDFKFVDTGEDDVYRVAFIYDDDHGKHLQFSDLNMHDKEFRTYSRQASIAADSSVLIPVPHAIGGVIVLGSNSVLYKPNDNLGEVVPYTCSLLENTTFTCHGIVDASGERFLLSDTDGRLLMLLLNVTESQSGYTVKEMRIDYLGETSIADSINYIDNGVVFVGSRLGDSQLIRLMTEPNGGSYSVILETYSNIGPIRDMVMVESDGQPQLVTCTGADKDGSLRVIRNGIGIDELASVDLAGVVGIFPIRLDSNADNYVIVSLSDETHVLQITGEELEDVKLLEINTDLPTIFASTLFGPNDSGIILQATEKQIRLMSSSGLSKFWEPTNGEIISKVSVNAANGQIVLAARDTVYLLTCIVDEMGALDIQLTAEKKFENEIACLDLSNEGDDPNNKATFLVLAFWSTFAMEVIQLPDLITVCHTDLPTKIIPRSIIATCIEEVHYLLVAFGDGALVYYVFDIKTGTHGEPKKSNVGTRPPSLHRVRNKNRQHLFVCSDRPVIIFSASKKLVFSNVNVKLVDTVCSLSSSAYRDCLVISDGNSMVFGTVDDIQKIHVRSIPMGESVLRIAYQKSTSTYGVCSNRTESKAERVFASKNALVTSQSRPKVASTRADMDESPPNTTSSFMVLDQNTFQVLHSHEFGPWETALSCISGQFTNDSSTYYVVGTGLIYPDETETKIGRIVVFEVDDVERSKLRRVHELVVRGSPLAIRILNGKLVAAINSSIRLFEWTTDKELRLECSSFNHVIALDLKVMNEEVAVADVMRSVSLLSYRMLEGNFEEVAKDWNSQWMVTCEFITAESILGGEAHLNLFTVEVDKTRPITDDGRYVLEPTGYWYLGELPKVMTRSTLVIQPEDSIIQYSQPIMFGTNQGTIGMIVQIDDKWKKFLIAIEKAIADSVKNCMHIEHSSYRTFVFQKRAEPPSGFVDGDLVESILDMDRSVAMDILSKVSDKGWDPSLPRDPVEILKVIEDLARMH from the exons ATGCCGATCAGTTACTGTGTTTCGGCAAAGAAGGCATCCGTTGTCGTAGAATCTGTTGTCGGAAACTTCACAG GACACGAAAATGTTAACTTGATTGTGGCTCGTGGAAATCGCATTGATGTTCAACTAGTTTCACCGGAAGGACTCAAAAATGTCTGCGAGATCCCAATCTACGGCCAAGTGTTGACAATTGCACTTGTAAAATGTAAACGCgat aaGCGTCATTCATTGATTGTTGTCACCGAAAAATGGCACATGGCAATTTTGGCGTATCGCGACGGAAAAGTTGTGACTCGTGCTGCTGGATGTATTGCTGATCCGACTGGAAGAGCGACTGACAATTTATTCAGTCTAACGATTCATCGAAACGGACTCATCGCTATTCGAGCTTTCGAGGGTAGTGTCAAAATGATTCAATGGGAATCTGGTACTGATCTACGTCATTTCAATGTTAGATTTGATTATCCAAATGTCTCAGACTTCAAGTTTGTTGACACTGGAGAAG ATGATGTATACCGAGTTGCCTTCATCTATGACGACGATCACGGAAAAcatcttcaattttccgatCTTAACATGCATGACAAGGAATTCCGTACCTATTCCAGACAAGCCAGTATTGCTGCTGATTCTTCGGTTTTAATTCCAGTTCCTCATGCTATTGGAGGTGTTATAGTTCTCGGATCGAACTCTGTCCTATACAAGCc aaacgacAACCTCGGAGAAGTAGTTCCATACACTTGCTCTTTGCTCGAGAACACAACATTCACATGCCACGGAATCGTTGATGCTTCTGGTGAAAGATTTCTTCTTTCCGATACAGATGGACGTCTTCTAATGCTACTGTTGAATGTAACTGAAAGTCAATCAGGATACACAGTTAAAGAAATGCGTATCGATTATCTTGGAGAAACTTCAATTGCTGATTCCATCAATTATATTGACAATGGAGTAGTCTTTGTTGGTTCTCGACTCGGAGATTCACAGCTTATCAGGCTTATGACTGAACCGAATGGAGGAAGTTATTCTGTG aTACTTGAAACCTACAGTAACATTGGACCAATTCGTGATATGGTTATGGTAGAGTCTGATGGACAACCACAACTTGTAACCTGTACTGGAGCTGACAAAGACGGATCACTTCGTGTTATTCGTAATGGAATCGGCATCGATGAATTGGCTAGTGTTGATTTGGCTGGAGTCGTCGGCATATTTCCCATTCGTCTAGATTCGAATGCTGACAACTATGTAATTGTTTCACTTTCTGATGAAACCCACGTTCTGCAAATTACGGGAGAAGAGCTTGAAGATgtgaaacttttggaaatcaaCACAGATTTGCCAACAATTTTCGCGTCCACTTTGTTTGGTCCAAACGATTCTGGAATCATTCTTCAAGCAACGGAAAAGCAGATTCGACTTATGTCTTCTTCGGgactttccaaattttgggAACCAACAAACGGTGAAATTATTTCGAAAGTTTCTGTGAATGCAGCCAACGGACAAATTGTTCTCGCAGCTAGAGATACAGTATACCTTCTCACTTGTATTGTTGATGAAATGGGTGCTCTCGACATTCAATTGACTGCTGAAAAGAAGTTTGAAAACGAAATTGCATGTTTGGACCTTTCGAATGAAGGAGACGATCCTAACAATAAAGCAACCTTCTTGGTTTTAGCATTTTGGAGTACATTTGCGATGGAAGTAATTCAGCTACCTGATCTTATAACT GTGTGCCACACGGATCTTCCAACAAAGATCATTCCTCGTTCGATCATTGCAACATGCATAGAAGAAGTTCATTATCTTCTTGTTGCTTTCGGAGACGGTGCACTTGTTTATTATGTGTTTGATATCAAAACAGGAACACACGGTGaaccaaaaaagtcaaatgtCGGAACACGACCACCGAGTCTTCATCGTGTACGCAACAAGAATCGACAACACTTGTTCGTCTGTTCTGATCGTCCAGTGATCATCTTCTCGGCCAGCAAAAAGCTTGTCTTCTCCAATGTTAATGTTAAACTCGTCGATACTGTGTGCTCGCTGAGTTCCAGCGCCTATCG AGATTGTTTGGTCATTTCGGATGGAAATTCGATGGTTTTTGGCACAGTTGACGATATTCAGAAGATCCACGTTCGCTCGATTCCAATGGGAGAATCTGTTCTTCGTATTGCATATCAAAAGAGCACAAGTACATATGGAGTCTGCTCGAATCGAACTGAATCGAAGGCTGAACGAGTTTTTGCTTCGAAAAATGCACTTGTCACTTCTCAAAGTCGACCAAAAG TTGCATCCACCCGAGCTGACATGGATGAAAGTCCTCCAAATACCACAAGCAGTTTTATGGTTCTCGATCAAAACACATTTCAAGTACTTCATTCACATGAATTCGGACCATGGGAAACTGCGTTGag ttgCATCTCTGGACAATTCACAAACGACTCGAGCACCTACTACGTTGTTGGAACTGGTCTTATCTATCCAGACGAAACAGAGACGAAGATCGGTAGAATCGTGGTATTTGAAGTTGACGACGTGGAAAGATCGAAACTTCGACGTGTACATGAATTGGTTGTTCGTGGAAGTCCTTTAGCTATTCGAATTCTGAATGGAAAATTGGTTGCTGCAATTAATAGCTCAATTAGACTATTCGAATGGACAACTGATAAGGAACTTCGACTGGAATGCAGTAGCTTCAATCATGTCATTGCACTTGATCTTAAAGTTATGAATGAAGAGGTTGCAGTGGCTGATGTGATGAGATCTGTCTCTCTTCTCTCGTACAGAATGCTGGAAGGAAATTTTGAGGAAGTTGCTAAAGATTGGAATAGTCAATGGATGGTTACTTGCGAGTTCATCACAGCTGAATCAATCCTTGGAGGAGAAGCTCATCTGAATCTGTTCACTGTAGAAGTTGATAAAACCCGTCCGATTACTGATGATGGTCGATATGTGTTGGAACCAACTGGATATTGGTATCTCGGAGAGCTTCCAAAAGTCATGACAAGATCGACTCTTGTCATTCAACCAGAAGATAGTATTATCCAGTACAGTCAACCAATCATGTTTGGAACAAATCAGGGAACAATTGGAATGATTGTGCAGATTGATGACAAatggaaaaagtttttgattgcAATTGAAAAGGCTATCGCAGATTCCGTTAAAAACTGCATGCACATTGAACATTCCAGTTACAGAACTTTTGTGTTCCAGAAAAGAGCGGAACCG ccatccgGATTCGTCGATGGAGATCTCGTTGAATCGATTCTCGACATGGATCGTTCTGTTGCAATGGATATCTTGAGTAAAGTATCTGACAAAGGATGGGATCCAA GTCTGCCAAGAGATCCAGTTGAAATTCTCAAAGTCATCGAGGATTTGGCGAGAATGCACTGA